In Helianthus annuus cultivar XRQ/B chromosome 8, HanXRQr2.0-SUNRISE, whole genome shotgun sequence, a single genomic region encodes these proteins:
- the LOC110936288 gene encoding protein LIGHT-DEPENDENT SHORT HYPOCOTYLS 1, which produces MDSTNTSSSSSSPSRYESQKRRDWDTFGQYLRNNKPPLSFPAFNPSHVLEFLHYLDQFGKTKIHIQTCPYFGVPNPPTACPCPFRQAWGSLDALVGRLRAAYDEHGGSPEINPFGAPEVRRFLREVRDFQARSRGISYEKKRKRPKQKQQELQEQEDQQEP; this is translated from the coding sequence ATGGACTCAACAAACACTTCATCTTCTTCGTCTTCTCCAAGCAGATACGAGAGCCAGAAGCGTCGTGATTGGGACACATTCGGGCAGTACCTAAGGAACAACAAGCCACCCCTTTCATTCCCAGCCTTTAACCCTAGTCATGTGCTTGAGTTTTTGCACTATCTTGACCAGTTTGGAAAGACCAAAATCCACATCCAAACATGCCCTTATTTTGGAGTACCGAACCCACCTACAGCTTGCCCTTGTCCCTTCCGTCAGGCGTGGGGTAGCCTCGACGCGCTTGTCGGACGGCTAAGGGCAGCTTATGATGAGCATGGGGGCAGCCCGGAGATTAACCCGTTCGGGGCACCCGAAGTGAGGCGGTTTTTGAGGGAAGTTCGTGACTTTCAGGCCAGGTCAAGAGGGATTAGCTATGAAAAGAAGAGGAAAAGGCCTAAGCAGAAGCAGCAGGAGTTGCAAGAGCAAGAGGATCAACAAGAACCCTAA